One Phalacrocorax aristotelis chromosome 10, bGulAri2.1, whole genome shotgun sequence genomic region harbors:
- the LOC142062373 gene encoding testis-expressed protein 2-like, with protein MRAMADQAAAAADASPALAPSPGSPQCGDADGLTPHPTGTREDSGGRDGCGLIFTMDGDMKPPASPQLGGMLLADLLRAPQPRLSPAKSHTAPSSPSISPSESRAALLRLREARLEDTKRRLSEAVQEPLSRLSRLMAEESGPAPRGKAGTGGQEVGSCRAGGRRARDWTPWEPTLNCRYEICSYGDVIQVVEVAQQDAEPRLPPPEEPPAAQPGAAVPGRALASITLLAYGYFVLPLPPYAAGLCLGLICGLVLGFLAILLLMLKPAPVARGPRGCLRPVLLPGEPRESHRLQGWMNQLHSYDPEVFHPSLMHSVLATLDGATLKLSYPKSNIPRRATFEEEILDATFVSHRCYDLTDAKVFLCPASLARKRTWNQKYPICILLPDPVEVECRSSEEHDTELQRDEGTKKALVPGQDVPGDCRERCLYLFGRTGREKEEWYQHLVQASHRTPSSSRGEARAGLGLAPRSSGSSSGGSAEDIPSAVPPKDLAGSVRQKIFLDYSTYMARFVPAQVGGSPDRSPSHGALGSPTPTKLGEDTARRGEACMAWMNALVGRIFWDFLRERYWAEQVSSKIQKKLSKIKLPYFMNELTLTELDMGTSIPSVLSASNPTINDRGLWVDMEVTYSGSLQMTLETKMNLCKLGKESTAEESSPAEAGGEGARPRLILLADSDAESSSAGSSDEEDIAAAEPAGALGERVAPPGAEGHVSGHSTSRKILRFVDKIAKSKYFQKATENEFIKKKIEEVSNTPLLLTVEVQELAGTLAVNIPPPPTDRVWYSFRVPPQLELKVRPKLGEREVTFLHVTEWIEKKLQHEFQKILVMPNMDDLIIPIMRSGLDPQPPAVALPRDLPAKAERRL; from the exons ATGCGAGCGATGGCAGACCAGGCTGCGGCGGCGGCAGATGCCTCTCCAGCCCTGGCACCGTCCCCGGGCTCGCCTCAGTGTGGGGACGCCGATGGGCTAACGCCCCATCCCACCGGCACCAGGGAGGACAGCGGCGGCCGGGATGGCTGCGGGCTCATTTTCACCATGGATGGGGACATGAAACCCCCTGCCTCGCCCCAGCTCGGGGGGATGCTCCTGGCTGACCTCCTGcgggccccccagccccggctgaGCCCGGCCAAGTCCCACACAGCCCCGTCCTCCCCCAGTATCTCCCCATCGGAGAGCCGCGCTGCCCTGCTCCGGCTGCGGGAGGCCAGGCTGGAGGACACCAAGAGGCGGCTGTCAGAGGCCGTGCAGGAGCCTCTCAGCCGGCTCAGCCGGCTCATGGCTGAGGAGAGTGGCCCCGCACCCCGGGGGAAGGCAGGCACTGGGGGGCAAGAGGTGGGGAGCTGTAGGGCTGGGGGCCGCCGGGCACGGGACTGGACCCCCTGGGAGCCCACGCTGAACTGCCGCTACGAGATCTGCTCCTATGGGGATGTGATCCAGGTGGTGGAGGTGGCACAGCAGGATGCTGAACCCCGGCTGCCACCCCCGGAGGAGCCGCCGGCGGCACAGCCAGGGGCCGCAGTGCCGGGCAGAGCCCTCGCCTCCATCACCCTCCTCGCCTACGGATACTTTGTCCTGCCGCTGCCGCCCTATGCTGCTGGCCTCTGCCTGGGGCTCATCTGCGGGCTGGTGCTGGGCTTCCTCgccatcctcctcctcatgCTGAAGCCTGCACCGGTGGCACGGGGACCACGGGGCTGCCTGCGCCCCGTGCTGCTCCCAGGGGAGCCGCGGGAAAGCCACCGCCTCCAG GGCTGGATGAACCAGCTGCACAGCTACGACCCTGAGGTTTTCCACCCCTCGCTCATGCACTCGGTGCTTGCCACGCTCGATGGGGCCACCCTCAAGCTCTCCTACCCGAAGAGCAACATCCCACGCCGAGCCACCTTTGAGGAGGAAATTCTCGATGCCACCTTCGTCAGCCACCGCTGCTATGACCTGACCGATGCCAAG GTCTTCCTCTGCCCCGCCAGCCTGGCCCGAAAGCGGACGTGGAACCAGAAATACCCCATCTGCATCCTCCTCCCCGACCCAGTGGAGGTGGAGTGCCGGAGCAGTGAGGAGCACGACACGGAGCTGCAGAGGGATGAAGGGACAAAGAAGGCGCTGGTGCCAGGGCAGGATGTCCCAGGGGACTGCAGGGAGAGGTGCCTGTACCTCTTCGGGCggacagggagggagaaggaggagtgGTACCAGCACCTCGTGCAAGCCTCCCACAGGACACCCAGCAGCAGCCGCGGCGAAGCCAGGGCAG gtCTGGGACTGGCTCCGCggagcagcggcagcagcagcggagGGAGCGCCGAGGACATCCCCTCCGCTGTCCCACCCAAGGACCTGGCGGGAAGTGTCCGACAGAAGATTTTCCTGGATTACAGCACCTACATGGCCCGATTCGTGCCAGCACAGGTGGGCGGCAGCCCGGACCGGAGCCCCTCTCACGgagccctgggcagccccacACCCACAAAG CTCGGCGAGGACACGGCCAGGCGTGGCGAGGCGTGCATGGCCTGGATGAATGCACTGGTGGGGCGCATCTTCTGGGACTTCCTCCGGGAGCGATACTGGGCTGAGCAAGTGTCCAGCAAGATCCAGAAGAAGTTGAGCAAGATCAAG CTCCCTTATTTCATGAATGAGCTGACGCTGACGGAGCTGGACATGGGCACATCCATCCCCTCAGTCCTCAGCGCCTCCAACCCCACCATCAATGACCGAG GGCTCTGGGTGGACATGGAGGTCACCTACAGCGGCTCGTTGCAGATGACGCTCGAAACAAAGATGAACCTCTgcaagctggggaaggagagcacTGCAGAGGAGAGCAGCCCAGCAGAAGCAGGCGGAGAGGG GGCCAGGCCACGGCTGATCCTGCTGGCAGACAGCGACGCGGAGTCGTCCAGCGCCGGTTCCTCTGATGAGGAAGACATTGCCGCTGCAGAGCCCGCAGGAGCCCTGGGGGAGCGGGTCGCACCACCTGGCGCCGAGGG CCACGTCAGCGGCCACAGCACGAGCCGAAAGATCCTGCGCTTTGTGGATAAGATCGCCAAGTCCAAGTACTTCCAGAAGGCCACTGAAAACGAGTTCATCAAAAAGAAGATCGAGGAGGTTTCCAACACACCGCTGCTGCTGACGGTGGAggtgcaggagctggcaggcaCCTTGGCCGTGAAcataccaccaccaccaacgGACCGTGTCTG GTACAGCTTCAGAGTCCCaccccagctggagctgaaggTGCGCCCGAAGCTCGGCGAGCGGGAGGTGACGTTTCTCCATGTCACCGAGTGGATTGAGAAGAAGCTGCAGCACGAATTTCAG
- the MSRB1 gene encoding methionine-R-sulfoxide reductase B1 isoform X2, which produces MSFCSFLGGEVFKDHFQPGIYVCAKCGHELFSSHAKYEHSSPWPAFTETIHEDSVSKRVLWQVWQRARPRIPQRWAEEGAVPLLNIQQLA; this is translated from the exons ATGTCCTTCTGCTCCTTCCTCGGGGGCGAGGTGTTCAAGGACCATTTCcagccgg gcatctaCGTCTGTGCCAAGTGCGGCCATGAGCTGTTCTCCAGCCACGCGAAGTACGAGCACTCGTCCCCGTGGCCAGCCTTCACCGAGACCATCCACGAGGACAGCGTGTCCAAGC GTGTCTTGTGGCAAGTGTGGCAACGGGCTCGGCCACGAATTCCTCAACGATGGGCCGAAGAGGGGGCAGTCCCGCTTCTGAATATTCAGCAGCTCGCTTAA
- the MSRB1 gene encoding methionine-R-sulfoxide reductase B1 isoform X1 encodes MSFCSFLGGEVFKDHFQPGIYVCAKCGHELFSSHAKYEHSSPWPAFTETIHEDSVSKRKERPGALKVSCGKCGNGLGHEFLNDGPKRGQSRFUIFSSSLKFVSKGEADKELKEK; translated from the exons ATGTCCTTCTGCTCCTTCCTCGGGGGCGAGGTGTTCAAGGACCATTTCcagccgg gcatctaCGTCTGTGCCAAGTGCGGCCATGAGCTGTTCTCCAGCCACGCGAAGTACGAGCACTCGTCCCCGTGGCCAGCCTTCACCGAGACCATCCACGAGGACAGCGTGTCCAAGCGCAAGGAGCGGCCGGGGGCTTTAAAG GTGTCTTGTGGCAAGTGTGGCAACGGGCTCGGCCACGAATTCCTCAACGATGGGCCGAAGAGGGGGCAGTCCCGCTTCTGAATATTCAGCAGCTCGCTTAAGTTCGTCTCGAAAG